The sequence TGTTTCCATCGATACAGCTGATTTCGCTTCgctgccgcagcagcaacggtTTCAGCAACAGCTTCCAAATACCAGCGCCTACCGTCCGCCCTCGATCTCCAAGGAGCGTCGCAACGCTTCCATCACTTCGACCGCTAGCACCGCCTACCGCACCGCTTCCTCCAACGGTGCCGCCTCCGAcgccgaagacgatgatgctTCCATGATACAGCGACGCCTCGCTTCGTACGGTTCTGCATCATCCAACTTGACCAACGGTGCCAATGGCATCACCCCAGCACCCGCAATTCGGCTGACGCACGACGATTCCCCTTATCTGCATGATCCTCAACAACGTATCGGCCAACCTGGCTCATCACACTCCGCCTCTGGCTCACAACTCAACGGCGACCCAGCAGCGCCGCCCGCCGGCATCCCTCCACGCCAGAATGTGGCGCGTCGCAACACCACCGGCTCGTCCTTGCAAGGTCGACGATCCAGGTCTGGTGGCAGTTTGACACACTCTGTTCAtcgaagcagccgagaccGCGAGCCCAACTCGTCATCTCCCGTTCAACCATGGATGACAGATGCGCTCAACTCGCCTACAACAGCAGAAGGCTCCACACATGCTCTGCGCACCGGTGATGCTGCTTTTGACGAAGAAGCCGCCAAACatgccgagcagctgcgcagGGATCGACGTTACAAGGAGCAAAGGGCACGCGATGCAGCCGCTGAAGGTTCATCTGGCGACAGGGACGCTGTTCCCAATGGCGCCGTCGGTGTGCTGCAACGAACCAAAACGGGTCGTGACTGGCTCAACGTCAACCCAAAAGATAAGGAGCGCACCGACCGCGAGCGCGAACGTGAGACTGAGGATGCTGAACCCAAGGTGCTCGTCGGTAATCTCATCGGCGAAGGTCATGCCAACTACGTCCTCATGTACAACATGCTCACAGGCATTCGCATCGGTGTCTCGAGATGCCAAGCCAAGATGAAGCGTCCCTTGTGCGATGCCGACTTTACCGCCAAGCACAAGTTCACCTTCGACATTATCGGTCGAGAACTGACGCCCACTGCTAAATACGATTTCAAGTTCAAGGACTATGCGCCATGGGTCTTTCGCGAATTGCGTGAACACTTTCATCTGGACGCAGCCGATTatctgctctcgctcacgTCCAAGTATATTCTCAGCGAGCTGGGCTCGCCAGGAAAGAGCGGTTCCTTCTTCTACTTTTCTCGCGACTACCGCTTCATCATCAAGACGATCCGACACTCGGAGCACAAGTTCTTGCTGCGCATCCTCAAAGACTACCACGAGCACGTCAAGGCCAACCCTCACACGCTACTCAGCCGCTTCTACGGTTTGCACCGTGTCAAGCTGCCCCATGGTCGCAAGATCCACTTTGTCATCATGAACAACCTCTTCCCACCGCACCGCGACATCCACGAGACGTACGACCTCAAAGGCTCGTCGATTGGGCGCGAATATCCAGAGGAAAAGGCAGCCGCCAAGTCTGGTGCAGTGCTCAAGGATCTCAATTGGCTCAAGCGCGGGcgcgagatcgagttggGTCCGGAGAAGCGCGCTCTGCTTGAAgcgcagctgcgcagcGATGTTGCGCTGCTACAGCGACTCAACATAATGGATTACTCGCTACTCATCGGATTG is a genomic window of Mycosarcoma maydis chromosome 10, whole genome shotgun sequence containing:
- a CDS encoding 1-phosphatidylinositol-4-phosphate 5-kinase (related to phosphatidylinositol-4-phosphate 5-kinase), coding for MLIHASEAETLNSIRLALEREEQQIRVNDSTGEVYDITISRSAPYASPVVSRSVTPSNANDPTFSGANGLTSASSAGHRILRLPQLVSKRAHGSNHHAIQQPATVEATSTADRPLPDVHELGQGRTRQQNAVSLSASTPSSSVPDPIARQEAALKSQSSFTAPTRHHPFLSELPPSPPLEADYIAGHDSRNGLMSTVTNGSPHIPSYPANGASALSSSSSSSAATSAANPDESTPSAAPLQKKAPVARRAYTADSSHILSASHAPVPKHSASPAFTDEPVSIDTADFASLPQQQRFQQQLPNTSAYRPPSISKERRNASITSTASTAYRTASSNGAASDAEDDDASMIQRRLASYGSASSNLTNGANGITPAPAIRLTHDDSPYLHDPQQRIGQPGSSHSASGSQLNGDPAAPPAGIPPRQNVARRNTTGSSLQGRRSRSGGSLTHSVHRSSRDREPNSSSPVQPWMTDALNSPTTAEGSTHALRTGDAAFDEEAAKHAEQLRRDRRYKEQRARDAAAEGSSGDRDAVPNGAVGVLQRTKTGRDWLNVNPKDKERTDRERERETEDAEPKVLVGNLIGEGHANYVLMYNMLTGIRIGVSRCQAKMKRPLCDADFTAKHKFTFDIIGRELTPTAKYDFKFKDYAPWVFRELREHFHLDAADYLLSLTSKYILSELGSPGKSGSFFYFSRDYRFIIKTIRHSEHKFLLRILKDYHEHVKANPHTLLSRFYGLHRVKLPHGRKIHFVIMNNLFPPHRDIHETYDLKGSSIGREYPEEKAAAKSGAVLKDLNWLKRGREIELGPEKRALLEAQLRSDVALLQRLNIMDYSLLIGLHDMRRGNKDNLRQDNLRVFQPETREIKRQPTQVKRAGAGSGSEQDASALRQAVRRSDPKALNAQQVTKLPDRDVSERRHFLFYQDEGGFRSTDEHNRPGHMIYYLGVIDLFTPYTSVKRGETIWKGLTQNRHMISSVPPKEYGQRFFDFLCSVVTGGDKSRRPKMWGFPDQDVAKSKGKQARIEEVAQTEKPDKTATKQQ